In one window of Thermus aquaticus DNA:
- a CDS encoding carbohydrate ABC transporter permease translates to MGRVLLYAFLVLVTLFFLLPVYLVLLTALKEPAKITLDTVWRWPDPVYWESFRIAWEAFRPKFQNSLVLATYATLLSALVGALNGYVLAKWPFRGSNLLFALMLFGMFIPYQSILIPLFQFVKAIGLYGSLWGLVLVHVVYGIPIVTLIFKNYYSEIPDELVEAARIDGAGFFGVFRHVILPLSAPAFVVVAIWQFTQIWNEFLFAVTLTRPESQPITVALAQLAGGEAVKWNLPMAGAILAALPTLLVYIFLGRYFLRGLLAGSVKG, encoded by the coding sequence ATGGGCCGTGTACTGCTTTACGCCTTCCTTGTCCTGGTCACGCTGTTCTTCCTCCTTCCCGTCTACCTGGTCCTCCTCACCGCCCTGAAGGAGCCCGCCAAGATCACCCTGGACACCGTCTGGCGCTGGCCCGACCCCGTCTACTGGGAAAGCTTCCGCATCGCCTGGGAGGCCTTCCGGCCCAAGTTCCAAAACAGCCTGGTGCTGGCCACCTACGCCACCCTCCTCTCGGCCCTGGTGGGGGCCCTGAACGGCTACGTCCTGGCCAAGTGGCCCTTTAGGGGATCCAACCTCCTCTTCGCCCTCATGCTCTTCGGGATGTTCATCCCCTACCAGAGCATCCTCATCCCCCTTTTCCAGTTTGTGAAGGCTATCGGGCTTTATGGATCCCTCTGGGGCCTGGTCCTGGTGCACGTGGTCTACGGTATCCCCATCGTCACCCTTATCTTCAAGAACTATTACAGTGAGATCCCCGATGAGCTCGTGGAGGCGGCCCGCATAGACGGGGCCGGTTTCTTCGGGGTCTTCCGCCACGTGATCCTGCCCCTTTCCGCCCCCGCCTTCGTGGTGGTGGCCATCTGGCAGTTCACGCAGATCTGGAATGAGTTTCTTTTCGCCGTGACCCTCACCCGGCCCGAGAGCCAGCCCATCACCGTGGCCCTAGCCCAGTTGGCGGGAGGCGAGGCGGTGAAGTGGAACCTGCCCATGGCCGGGGCCATCCTGGCGGCCTTGCCCACGCTCTTGGTCTACATATTCCTGGGACGCTACTTCTTGCGAGGCCTCCTGGCGGGCTCAGTAAAGGGATAA
- a CDS encoding ornithine cyclodeaminase, whose protein sequence is MGGYRALAEAIRGVLLRGGVAPRRQVLPIPGGAFLVMPAADEEVAVCKLVTVQEGQDPMVRAEVWARRFSTGEVFHLPGEEITKRRTAALSLLAAQVLAPRKAGALLIVGPGAQGEAHLEAFLEAFPLSRVYVRGRGRARVEALLRKARAMGLEALEWTGEEVPEDVAFLVTATPSPTPVLPERVPPGVFLAAVGAYRPEMREVPKALVERAALYVDTEDALLEAGELQGVKRPAIPLKEALLGRRAEGEFVLFKSVGHALFDLAAVRAHLGLP, encoded by the coding sequence ATGGGAGGCTATAGGGCTTTGGCCGAGGCCATCCGGGGCGTCCTCCTGAGGGGCGGGGTGGCCCCGAGGCGCCAGGTCCTCCCCATCCCCGGCGGGGCCTTTCTGGTGATGCCGGCGGCCGACGAGGAGGTGGCGGTCTGCAAGCTGGTCACGGTGCAGGAGGGACAAGACCCCATGGTCCGGGCGGAGGTCTGGGCCAGGCGCTTCTCTACGGGGGAGGTCTTCCACCTCCCCGGAGAGGAGATCACGAAAAGGCGCACCGCCGCCCTCTCCCTTCTCGCGGCCCAGGTCCTGGCCCCGAGGAAAGCGGGGGCCCTCCTCATCGTGGGCCCCGGGGCCCAGGGGGAGGCCCATCTGGAGGCCTTCCTCGAGGCCTTTCCCCTGAGCCGGGTCTACGTGCGGGGGAGGGGGAGGGCAAGGGTGGAGGCCCTTCTGCGAAAGGCCAGGGCGATGGGCCTCGAGGCCCTGGAGTGGACGGGGGAGGAGGTCCCGGAGGACGTGGCCTTCCTCGTCACCGCTACCCCTAGCCCCACCCCGGTCCTTCCCGAGAGGGTGCCCCCCGGGGTCTTTCTGGCGGCGGTGGGCGCCTACCGCCCGGAGATGCGGGAGGTGCCGAAGGCCCTGGTGGAGCGGGCCGCCCTCTACGTGGACACGGAGGACGCCCTCCTGGAGGCCGGGGAGCTTCAGGGGGTAAAGAGGCCCGCCATCCCCCTAAAGGAAGCCCTTTTGGGGCGGCGGGCGGAAGGGGAGTTCGTCCTCTTTAAAAGCGTGGGCCACGCCCTCTTTGACCTGGCGGCGGTGCGGGCCCACCTGGGGCTACCCTAA
- a CDS encoding 16S rRNA (uracil(1498)-N(3))-methyltransferase encodes MRPHRAYSPGLTGLLPLEEGRHLVEVLRAGVGDRFTVFDESREALAEVVDLGPPVRYRILEERRPEREVGVEVVLYVALLKGDKLSEVVRAATELGATRIQPLITRHSVPKEMGEGKLRRLKAIAKEAAKQSGRLRVPEVLSPIPLKAVPEVEQGLVAHVGARALVREVLDPNRNLSLAVGPEGGFAEEEVALLEERGFAPVSLGRRILRAETAATALLAIVTAGEGR; translated from the coding sequence GTGCGCCCCCACCGCGCCTATAGCCCCGGCCTCACCGGCCTCCTCCCCCTGGAGGAGGGCCGCCACCTGGTGGAGGTGCTGAGGGCCGGGGTGGGGGACCGCTTCACCGTCTTTGACGAAAGCCGCGAGGCCCTGGCCGAGGTGGTGGACCTGGGCCCCCCGGTCCGCTACCGCATCCTGGAGGAGAGGAGGCCCGAGCGAGAGGTGGGGGTGGAGGTGGTCCTCTACGTGGCCCTCCTCAAGGGGGACAAGCTTTCCGAGGTGGTGCGGGCGGCCACGGAACTCGGGGCCACCAGGATCCAGCCCCTCATCACCCGCCACAGTGTGCCCAAGGAGATGGGGGAGGGGAAGCTAAGGCGGCTAAAGGCCATCGCCAAGGAGGCGGCCAAGCAGTCGGGGAGGCTTCGGGTGCCCGAGGTCCTCTCCCCCATCCCCCTGAAGGCGGTGCCAGAGGTGGAGCAGGGCCTCGTGGCCCACGTGGGAGCGAGGGCTTTGGTGCGGGAGGTCCTGGACCCGAACCGGAATCTCTCCTTGGCCGTGGGGCCGGAAGGGGGCTTCGCCGAGGAGGAGGTGGCCCTCCTTGAGGAGCGGGGCTTCGCCCCGGTGAGCCTGGGGCGGCGGATCCTCAGGGCGGAGACGGCGGCTACTGCCCTTTTGGCCATAGTGACCGCCGGGGAGGGGCGGTGA
- a CDS encoding transposase, which yields MRGLGRVRKGVRGVWVREGAEVPEIPRERGFKPLPKRWVVERTFAWLGRNRRLAKDYEENPRVSEAWVYLGMLRLLVKRLARAA from the coding sequence GTGCGGGGGCTTGGCCGGGTCCGGAAGGGGGTACGGGGGGTCTGGGTGCGGGAGGGGGCGGAGGTGCCGGAGATTCCGCGGGAGCGTGGGTTCAAGCCTTTACCTAAGCGGTGGGTGGTGGAGAGGACCTTTGCCTGGCTGGGGCGGAACCGGCGTCTTGCCAAGGACTATGAGGAGAACCCTCGGGTAAGCGAGGCCTGGGTCTATCTGGGCATGCTACGATTGTTGGTGAAGCGGCTAGCCAGGGCCGCGTAA
- a CDS encoding 50S ribosomal protein L11 methyltransferase encodes MWVYRLKGTPLELDALIPELFDRGARGILEGEGEILAYFPARTDLPFGGEWEELPDEDWMEAWRRDLKPALAPPFVVLAPWHAWEGEGIPLVIEPGMAFGTGHHETTRLALMALARHLSPGERVLDVGTGSGILAIAAEKLGGKALGVDVDPSVLPQAEANARRNGVYPQFLLGSLEAALPLAPFGLVVANLFAELHAELAPLYREALAPGGRLLLTGILEEKAPLVREAMAGLTPLEEAAEGEWVLLAYRR; translated from the coding sequence GTGTGGGTTTACCGCCTGAAGGGCACGCCCCTGGAGCTGGACGCCCTCATCCCCGAGCTTTTTGACCGGGGGGCCCGGGGGATCCTGGAGGGGGAAGGGGAGATCCTGGCCTACTTTCCGGCCAGAACGGACTTGCCCTTTGGCGGGGAATGGGAAGAGCTTCCCGACGAGGACTGGATGGAGGCCTGGCGGCGGGACCTGAAGCCCGCCCTGGCCCCGCCCTTCGTGGTCCTCGCCCCCTGGCACGCCTGGGAGGGGGAGGGGATTCCCCTGGTCATTGAGCCCGGCATGGCCTTCGGCACCGGGCACCACGAGACCACGCGCCTCGCCCTCATGGCCCTGGCCCGGCACCTTTCCCCCGGGGAAAGGGTCCTGGACGTGGGCACGGGAAGCGGCATCCTGGCCATCGCCGCCGAGAAGCTTGGGGGGAAGGCCCTGGGGGTGGACGTGGACCCAAGCGTCCTCCCCCAGGCCGAGGCCAACGCCAGAAGAAACGGGGTCTATCCCCAGTTTCTCCTGGGGAGCCTCGAGGCCGCCCTGCCCCTGGCCCCCTTCGGCCTCGTGGTGGCCAACCTCTTCGCCGAGCTCCACGCCGAGCTCGCCCCCCTTTACCGGGAGGCCCTCGCCCCCGGGGGGCGGCTTCTCCTCACGGGCATCCTCGAGGAGAAGGCCCCCCTGGTGCGGGAGGCCATGGCGGGCCTCACCCCCCTGGAGGAGGCGGCCGAGGGGGAGTGGGTCCTCCTAGCCTACAGGAGGTGA
- a CDS encoding AEC family transporter translates to MPHMEALLNTVFPVALVVFSGYLLGRRMAMDLPTLSRLTVYLLVPALIFDAMYRAQFSREGLLGLTLGFLLTYLGLYLFVALLGRLLRESPEAAKSLALAALFPNSGNMGLSLTYFALGEVGLGLAVVYFILSSVLMFGLGPAFIRGGGVLEGLRFTLRLPLFYALVLGLLFRGLGVVFPFRLEEGVRLMGQAAIPVLLLTLGTQMAQTPFRLGAFELWASGLRLLVAPLFAYLAGLLLGLPRLEHQVLVLQSATPIAVNAFLLSREFGKDAARIGRSVVVSTFLAFLTVPLILFLIGVR, encoded by the coding sequence ATGCCCCACATGGAAGCCCTCCTCAACACCGTCTTCCCCGTGGCCCTGGTGGTCTTCTCGGGCTACCTTTTGGGCCGGCGGATGGCCATGGACCTCCCCACCCTCTCCCGCCTCACCGTCTACCTCCTGGTGCCCGCCCTCATCTTTGACGCCATGTACCGGGCCCAGTTCTCCCGGGAAGGGCTTTTGGGCCTCACCCTGGGCTTCCTCCTCACCTACCTGGGTCTTTACCTCTTCGTGGCCCTCCTGGGCCGCCTCCTTAGGGAGAGCCCCGAGGCGGCCAAGAGCCTGGCCCTCGCTGCCCTCTTCCCCAACTCCGGCAACATGGGGCTTTCCCTCACCTACTTCGCCCTGGGGGAGGTGGGGCTTGGGCTGGCCGTGGTCTACTTCATCCTCTCCAGCGTCCTCATGTTCGGCCTGGGACCCGCCTTCATCCGGGGGGGAGGGGTCCTCGAGGGCCTCCGCTTCACCCTGCGCCTGCCCCTCTTTTACGCCCTCGTCCTGGGCCTCCTCTTCCGGGGCCTGGGGGTGGTCTTCCCCTTCCGCCTGGAGGAGGGGGTGCGCCTCATGGGCCAGGCCGCCATCCCCGTCCTCCTCCTCACCCTGGGGACGCAGATGGCCCAAACCCCCTTCCGGCTCGGAGCCTTTGAGCTTTGGGCGAGCGGCCTACGGCTCCTCGTGGCCCCCCTTTTCGCCTATCTGGCGGGGCTTCTCCTCGGCCTCCCCCGGCTGGAGCACCAGGTCCTGGTGCTCCAGTCCGCCACCCCCATCGCCGTCAACGCCTTCTTGCTCTCCCGGGAGTTTGGCAAGGACGCGGCCCGCATAGGGCGAAGCGTGGTGGTCTCCACCTTCTTGGCCTTCCTAACGGTTCCCCTGATCCTCTTCCTCATCGGGGTCCGGTAG
- a CDS encoding IS5 family transposase yields MPFRRCYPSDLTDEEWALLEPLIPAPKPGGRPAKVSRREIMNAILYVLKNGIPWRAMPHDLPHWSTVYHYFRQWQKEGVWEKAVQALVRRDRD; encoded by the coding sequence GTGCCTTTTAGACGATGTTACCCCAGCGACCTAACCGACGAGGAGTGGGCCCTCCTGGAGCCCCTCATTCCCGCCCCCAAGCCCGGCGGCCGGCCCGCCAAGGTGTCCAGAAGAGAGATCATGAACGCCATCCTTTACGTCCTGAAGAACGGCATCCCCTGGCGAGCCATGCCCCATGACCTGCCCCACTGGTCCACCGTCTACCACTACTTTCGCCAGTGGCAGAAGGAGGGGGTGTGGGAGAAAGCGGTGCAAGCCCTGGTCCGCCGGGACCGGGATTGA
- a CDS encoding zinc-binding dehydrogenase, protein MRAWVQERLEGPMVLKEAPEPVPGPGEVLLEVEAVGLNFADHLMRLGGYLTRVRPPFTPGMEAVGRVGGRRYAALMPYGALAERVAVPEEALLPLPEALSWEEAAAFPVSFLTAYLALVRAQARPGEWVLVQAAAGALGTAAVQVAKALGLRVLGAASRPEKLPLVQALGADALATYEALPEKVRELGGVDLVLEVRGKAVEESLDFLKARGRLVYIGAAEGEVAPINPLRLMRKNLAVLGFWLAPLLRERPLLEEALGFLLPRLGREMRPVVGAVFPFAEAEAAFQALLDRGHTGKIVVRL, encoded by the coding sequence ATGCGCGCTTGGGTGCAGGAAAGGTTAGAAGGGCCCATGGTCTTGAAGGAGGCGCCGGAGCCGGTGCCGGGCCCGGGGGAGGTCCTTTTGGAGGTGGAGGCGGTGGGGCTCAACTTCGCCGACCACCTCATGCGGCTCGGGGGGTACCTGACCCGGGTCCGCCCCCCCTTCACCCCGGGGATGGAGGCCGTGGGGAGGGTGGGGGGAAGGCGGTACGCGGCCCTGATGCCCTATGGGGCGCTGGCGGAGCGGGTGGCCGTGCCGGAGGAGGCCCTTCTTCCCCTTCCCGAAGCCCTCTCCTGGGAGGAGGCCGCCGCCTTTCCCGTCTCCTTCCTCACCGCCTACCTGGCCCTCGTGCGGGCCCAGGCCAGGCCCGGGGAGTGGGTCCTGGTCCAGGCGGCGGCGGGGGCCTTGGGCACGGCGGCGGTGCAGGTGGCCAAGGCCCTGGGGCTTAGGGTGCTGGGAGCGGCCTCGAGGCCGGAAAAGCTCCCCCTGGTCCAGGCCCTGGGGGCGGACGCCCTCGCCACCTACGAGGCCCTTCCGGAGAAGGTGCGGGAACTGGGGGGCGTGGACCTCGTCCTAGAGGTGCGGGGCAAGGCGGTGGAGGAAAGCCTGGACTTCCTCAAGGCCAGGGGCCGCCTGGTCTACATCGGGGCCGCCGAGGGGGAGGTGGCCCCCATCAACCCCCTCCGCCTCATGCGCAAAAACCTGGCGGTGCTGGGCTTCTGGCTGGCCCCCCTCCTCCGGGAAAGGCCCCTTCTGGAGGAGGCCCTGGGCTTCCTCCTCCCCCGCCTGGGCCGGGAGATGCGGCCCGTGGTGGGGGCCGTCTTCCCCTTCGCCGAGGCCGAGGCCGCCTTCCAGGCCCTTCTGGACCGGGGCCACACCGGCAAGATCGTGGTCCGCCTCTAA
- a CDS encoding ABC transporter substrate-binding protein produces the protein MKRWLLAVGVALGLGALAQTGKLEIFSWWAGDEGPALEALIKLYKQKYPGVEVINATVTGGAGGNAKAVLKTRMLGGNPPDTFQVHAGMELIGTWVVADRMEDLTPLFRQEGWLKAFPKGLLDLISYKGGIWSVPVNIHRSNVMWYMPAKLKEWGVTPPKTWAEFLATCQTLKKKGLEAPLALGENWTQQHLWESVALGILGPEGWNNLWNGKLKFTDPKAVAVWETFGKVLDCANKDAAGLSWQQAVDRVVQGQAAFNVMGDWAAGYMSTTLKLKPGTDFAWAPSPGTSGVFMMLSDSFGLPKGAKNRQNAINWLKLVGSKEGQDTFNPLKGSIAARLDSDPAKYNAYGQSAMKDWQSNRIVGSLVHGAVAPESFMSQFGTVMEIFLQSKNPQAAANAAQAIANQVGLGR, from the coding sequence ATGAAAAGGTGGCTTCTGGCGGTAGGCGTGGCCCTGGGACTCGGCGCCCTGGCCCAGACGGGCAAACTGGAGATCTTCTCCTGGTGGGCGGGGGACGAGGGCCCGGCCCTCGAGGCCCTCATCAAGCTCTACAAGCAAAAGTACCCCGGGGTGGAGGTCATCAACGCCACCGTGACCGGCGGGGCGGGGGGTAACGCCAAGGCGGTCCTCAAGACCCGGATGCTGGGCGGCAACCCCCCCGACACCTTCCAGGTCCACGCCGGGATGGAGCTGATCGGCACCTGGGTGGTGGCGGACCGCATGGAGGACCTCACCCCCCTCTTCCGGCAGGAGGGCTGGCTCAAGGCCTTCCCCAAAGGACTTCTGGACCTCATCTCCTACAAGGGGGGCATCTGGAGCGTTCCGGTCAACATCCACCGCTCCAACGTCATGTGGTACATGCCCGCCAAGCTCAAGGAGTGGGGGGTCACCCCGCCCAAGACCTGGGCCGAGTTCCTGGCCACCTGCCAGACCCTTAAGAAGAAGGGCCTCGAGGCCCCCCTGGCCCTGGGGGAGAACTGGACCCAGCAGCACCTCTGGGAGAGCGTGGCCCTGGGTATCCTGGGCCCCGAGGGCTGGAACAACCTCTGGAACGGCAAGCTGAAGTTCACCGATCCCAAGGCCGTGGCCGTCTGGGAAACCTTCGGCAAGGTGCTGGACTGCGCCAACAAGGACGCCGCCGGCCTCTCCTGGCAGCAGGCCGTGGACCGGGTGGTCCAGGGCCAGGCCGCCTTCAACGTCATGGGGGACTGGGCGGCGGGCTACATGAGCACCACCCTGAAGCTGAAGCCCGGCACCGACTTCGCCTGGGCCCCTTCCCCCGGTACCTCCGGGGTCTTCATGATGCTCTCCGACTCCTTCGGCCTGCCTAAGGGGGCCAAGAACCGGCAGAACGCCATCAACTGGCTGAAGCTGGTGGGCTCCAAAGAGGGCCAGGACACCTTCAACCCCTTGAAGGGCTCCATCGCCGCCAGGCTGGACTCCGACCCCGCCAAGTACAACGCCTACGGCCAGTCCGCCATGAAGGACTGGCAGTCTAATCGCATCGTGGGCTCCCTGGTCCACGGGGCCGTGGCCCCCGAGAGCTTCATGAGCCAGTTCGGCACGGTGATGGAAATCTTCCTCCAGAGCAAGAATCCGCAGGCCGCGGCCAACGCGGCCCAAGCCATCGCCAACCAGGTGGGGCTCGGGCGCTAG
- a CDS encoding Mrp/NBP35 family ATP-binding protein: protein MALSEERVLEALRGVMDPELGKDLVSLGMVGEIRLEGNKADLLIHLTTPACPLKGQIEADIRRALSPLGLEEVRVRFGGGVRPPEQYPIPGVKHVVAVGSGKGGVGKSTVAANLALALSREGARVGLLDADLYGPSQAKMLGLEGERLKVDGNRKILPLEAHGIKVLSIANIVPPGQAMIWRGPILHGTIKQFLEDVNWGELDYLVVDLPPGTGDVQLSLTQLTRVSGGVIVTTPQEVALMDAERAADMFKKVQVPVLGVLENMSAFLCPHCGKPTPIFGEGGGRRLAERLKTRFLGEVPLTLSLRESGDKGLPIVAADPEGLEAQAFIRAARELAAALSVQAFISLPMA from the coding sequence ATGGCGCTTTCCGAAGAGCGGGTCCTCGAGGCCCTGAGGGGGGTCATGGACCCCGAGCTGGGCAAAGACCTGGTCTCCTTGGGCATGGTGGGGGAGATCCGCCTGGAAGGGAATAAGGCGGACCTCCTCATCCACCTCACCACCCCGGCCTGTCCCCTAAAGGGCCAGATTGAGGCCGACATCCGGCGGGCCCTTTCGCCTCTGGGCCTGGAGGAGGTGCGGGTGCGCTTTGGCGGCGGGGTGCGCCCTCCCGAGCAGTACCCCATCCCCGGGGTCAAGCACGTGGTGGCGGTGGGCTCGGGCAAGGGCGGGGTGGGGAAGAGCACCGTGGCCGCCAACCTGGCCCTGGCCCTGAGCCGCGAGGGCGCCCGGGTGGGCCTTCTGGACGCCGACCTCTACGGCCCGAGCCAGGCCAAGATGCTGGGCCTCGAGGGGGAGAGGCTCAAGGTGGACGGAAACCGCAAAATCCTCCCCCTGGAGGCCCACGGCATCAAGGTCCTCTCCATCGCCAACATCGTCCCCCCGGGGCAAGCCATGATCTGGCGGGGTCCCATCCTCCACGGCACCATCAAGCAGTTTCTGGAGGACGTGAACTGGGGGGAGCTGGACTACCTGGTGGTGGACCTCCCCCCGGGGACCGGGGACGTGCAGCTTTCCCTGACCCAGCTCACCCGGGTCTCGGGCGGGGTCATCGTCACCACGCCCCAGGAGGTGGCCCTCATGGACGCCGAGCGGGCCGCCGACATGTTTAAGAAGGTCCAGGTGCCCGTTCTGGGGGTCCTGGAGAACATGAGCGCCTTCCTCTGCCCCCACTGCGGCAAGCCCACCCCCATCTTCGGGGAGGGGGGCGGAAGGCGGCTTGCCGAGAGGCTCAAGACCCGCTTCCTGGGCGAGGTTCCCCTCACCCTTTCCCTTCGGGAAAGCGGGGACAAAGGGCTCCCCATCGTGGCCGCTGACCCCGAGGGCCTCGAGGCCCAGGCCTTCATAAGGGCGGCCAGGGAGCTCGCCGCCGCCCTAAGCGTCCAGGCCTTCATCTCCCTGCCCATGGCCTAG
- a CDS encoding carbohydrate ABC transporter permease — protein sequence MRDRIAAFLVLFPSLVAVGIFVYGFIGQNLWVSLTDWGKDPAQALALHPQLRFLGLENYRELFTGFVDVRFRQSVVNLIFFTVFFMAGSLGLGFLLALALDRAPKGEGFFRTVFLFPMALSFVVTGTIWRWLLQPQGGVNVLPTLFGLPPLSFPWLTTREQVFVFDWNHLPFFTALVVGGLLLYVALKARGEGERRRFLWGLASGGVLLLWAFTLGQRVQLLPYPEPHGFSLALIGVILAAVWQMSGYTMALYLAGLRGIPVEVIEAAKVDGASEWQLLRRVILPMLAPITLSAMIVLGHIALKIFDLIFAMAGLDYAPTDVPAIYMYLLAFRGNQFAKGAAIGILLLLLVAVVVIPYLASQLKKEVRR from the coding sequence ATGCGCGACCGGATCGCGGCTTTTTTGGTCCTGTTCCCCTCCTTGGTGGCCGTGGGGATTTTCGTCTACGGCTTCATCGGGCAGAACCTCTGGGTCTCCCTGACCGACTGGGGAAAGGACCCGGCCCAGGCCCTGGCCCTCCACCCCCAGCTCCGCTTCCTGGGCTTGGAAAACTACCGGGAGCTTTTCACCGGATTCGTGGACGTGCGCTTCCGGCAAAGCGTCGTCAACCTCATCTTCTTCACGGTCTTCTTCATGGCGGGAAGCCTGGGCCTGGGCTTCCTCCTGGCCTTGGCCCTGGACCGGGCCCCCAAGGGGGAGGGGTTTTTCCGCACGGTCTTTCTCTTCCCCATGGCCCTCTCCTTTGTGGTGACCGGGACCATCTGGCGCTGGCTTCTCCAGCCCCAGGGCGGCGTCAACGTCCTGCCCACACTCTTCGGCCTGCCCCCCCTCTCCTTCCCCTGGCTCACCACCCGGGAGCAGGTGTTCGTCTTTGACTGGAACCACCTCCCCTTCTTCACCGCCCTGGTAGTGGGGGGCCTTCTCCTCTACGTGGCCCTTAAGGCCCGCGGGGAGGGGGAGAGAAGGCGCTTTCTCTGGGGCCTGGCCTCGGGAGGGGTCCTTCTCCTCTGGGCCTTCACCCTGGGCCAGCGGGTCCAGCTCCTCCCCTACCCCGAACCCCACGGCTTCAGCCTAGCCCTGATCGGGGTCATCCTGGCGGCCGTGTGGCAGATGTCCGGCTACACCATGGCCCTCTACCTGGCGGGCCTCAGGGGGATCCCGGTGGAGGTCATTGAGGCCGCCAAGGTGGACGGGGCCAGCGAGTGGCAGCTCCTTCGCCGCGTGATCCTCCCCATGCTGGCCCCCATCACCCTCTCGGCCATGATCGTCCTGGGGCACATCGCCCTGAAGATCTTTGACCTCATCTTCGCCATGGCCGGCCTAGACTACGCCCCCACCGACGTGCCCGCCATTTACATGTACTTGCTGGCCTTCCGAGGCAACCAGTTCGCCAAGGGCGCGGCCATCGGCATCCTGCTCCTCCTCCTGGTGGCGGTAGTGGTGATCCCTTACCTGGCAAGTCAGCTGAAAAAGGAGGTGCGGCGCTGA
- a CDS encoding ABC transporter substrate-binding protein: MKRVLAFLSVLLALALAFPLTVTDDLGRTVTLKAPPKRIVTMLPSVTETVCALGACDRIVATDDYSDWPESVKRLPKAGGLYNPNPELIVSLKPDLVLVSKYGKLYETLERAGLTVYAVRTETYEDIFKTVRALGRLLGLSSEAERLVAQIQKEVYGEEARAAKAKGRPRVYYEIDPTPYTVGPESFIGVLIAKARGVNIVPKELGLFPKISPEFVLEKNPEVIVATYPGALETIRKRPGWDRIAAVRQGRICVYTGGEDSLLSRPGPRVAQGLRLLVDCFHKP, from the coding sequence ATGAAGCGAGTGCTGGCGTTCCTTTCGGTCCTTTTGGCTTTGGCCCTGGCCTTTCCCCTCACGGTCACCGACGACCTGGGGCGTACCGTCACCCTCAAGGCCCCGCCCAAGCGGATCGTCACCATGCTCCCCTCGGTGACGGAGACGGTCTGCGCCCTGGGGGCCTGCGACCGGATCGTGGCCACCGACGACTACTCCGACTGGCCCGAAAGCGTGAAGCGCCTGCCCAAGGCCGGGGGGCTTTACAACCCCAACCCCGAGCTGATCGTGAGCCTGAAGCCCGACCTGGTCCTGGTCTCCAAGTACGGCAAGCTCTACGAGACCCTGGAGCGGGCGGGCCTCACCGTCTACGCCGTCCGGACCGAGACCTACGAGGACATCTTCAAGACGGTCCGCGCCTTGGGGAGGCTGCTTGGGCTTTCCTCCGAGGCCGAGCGGCTGGTGGCCCAGATCCAGAAGGAGGTCTACGGGGAAGAGGCCCGGGCGGCCAAGGCCAAGGGCCGCCCCCGGGTCTACTACGAGATTGACCCCACGCCCTACACCGTGGGTCCCGAGAGCTTCATCGGGGTCCTCATCGCCAAGGCCCGGGGGGTCAACATCGTCCCCAAGGAGCTGGGCCTCTTCCCCAAGATCAGCCCGGAGTTCGTCCTGGAGAAAAACCCCGAGGTGATCGTGGCCACCTACCCGGGCGCCTTGGAGACCATCCGCAAGCGGCCGGGCTGGGACCGCATCGCCGCCGTGCGCCAGGGGCGGATCTGCGTCTACACGGGCGGGGAGGACAGCCTCCTCTCCCGCCCCGGCCCCCGGGTGGCCCAGGGCCTGAGGCTTTTGGTGGACTGCTTCCACAAGCCATGA
- a CDS encoding helix-turn-helix transcriptional regulator, translating into MALLLEGTKEKVLELLRARPLTAKEVAEALGLSRAAVGKHLQDLEARGLVRSEVRRCSGRGRPYRLYRAQDGESPYALLCRDVLQGLEKALGKEGVVAFLAQRNLVRLAPLDLRGLPPKEKLTRLARRLNEEGYEAEVVEEEGRLYLCQRRCPKLALSREHEALCQGELLAYQELLGLPLVREERIAEGGSCCRYRVE; encoded by the coding sequence ATGGCCCTCCTTCTGGAAGGCACCAAGGAAAAGGTTCTGGAGCTCCTCAGGGCCCGGCCCCTCACCGCCAAGGAGGTGGCCGAGGCCCTGGGCCTGAGCCGGGCCGCCGTGGGCAAGCACCTCCAGGACCTGGAGGCCCGGGGCCTGGTGCGCTCCGAGGTGCGGCGCTGCTCGGGCCGGGGCCGCCCCTACCGCCTCTACCGGGCCCAGGACGGGGAGAGCCCCTACGCCCTCCTCTGCCGGGACGTCCTGCAGGGGCTGGAGAAGGCCTTGGGCAAGGAGGGGGTGGTGGCCTTTTTGGCCCAGCGGAACCTGGTCCGCCTGGCTCCCCTGGACCTGAGGGGCCTTCCCCCGAAGGAAAAGCTCACCCGGCTGGCCCGGCGCCTCAACGAGGAGGGGTACGAGGCGGAGGTGGTGGAGGAGGAAGGGCGCCTTTACCTCTGCCAGCGGCGCTGCCCCAAGCTGGCCCTCTCCCGGGAGCACGAGGCCTTGTGCCAGGGGGAGCTTCTGGCCTACCAGGAGCTTCTGGGCCTGCCCCTGGTGCGGGAGGAGCGGATCGCCGAGGGGGGAAGCTGTTGCCGCTACCGGGTAGAATGA